TCAATTTTAAAATTTGTGAAAAAATTGGCTGTCCGATTAAATTTTTTGTTGTACTTTTGTCCATGATAGTTTTTTTTAGGCAAGAGTTTATAACTTGATAGGTTTGGGCTCTTGCCTTATTTTTTTGCAAAAATAGCTATTTTAATCCTAAATATTAATTGTTTTTATCGGACAACAGTGATATATTATAGTAAAAAAATAAATTTCTTTTTATGAATTACTATAAAATATTCAATAATTGTTCCCTGACCTTCTCCAGCTCATCTTTCATTTCTACCACAAAGCGCTGAATCGTTGCATCATTGGCTTTTGAGCCAATCGTATTCATCTCGCGGCCCATTTCCTGTGCAATAAATCCTAATTTTTTGCCGGAGTCATCTTTTGAATGCAAGGTTTTGGTAAAATAATCAAGATGCTGCTTTAACCTGACCTTTTCTTCTGAAATATCTAATTTTTCAATATAATATATCATTTCCTGCTCAAACCGGTTATGATCAAAGTTATCATCTTTTGTTATCTCCAGCAAATGAGATCTTATTTTCTCTTTGATGGTCTTTTTTCGTTTGGGGTCTTGCTTTTCTACGCTGTTTAAAAGCTGGTGGATACGCTTTACGTAATCATTTATTTTATTGTGGAGCTGTTTGCCTTCATTTTTGCGGAATTCGTCCCATTTTTTTAGCGCTTCATTTACGGTCCTGGTAATAATATTCCATTCTTTAATAGTACCATTATCTTTTTGATTTATATTCATCACTTCGGGCATTCCCAGCGCCATTTTGAAAATACCCTGTTCAGAAGCTCCAAGCAGCGTGGCAGTTTCATACAGGTCTTTATAGTAGGATTTCACTAATGCACGATTAATAGAGGTTTTTGGCTGTGATGCGATCTTTTTTCTGATCTCAATGTAGAGATTTATTTTGCCTCTGCCAAGCCTTTGCTCTATCAAATTCTTCAATTCTATCTCCTTTTCAGAAAAAATCCTGGGCAGCCTGATATTTGTATCCAAATATTTAGAGTTCAGGGATTTTACTTCTACTGTGACAGTGATTGCTTTTGTTTCATTGGCAGCAGTGCCGAAGCCGGTCATGGATTTGATCATATTAAAATTATTTTTATGGACAAAATTACACAATCCAATAAGAACATCACGCCTTATGGCGGATTAAATTTTATCTATCAAGCCATAGAACCGCATGGGGCTTGATAAATTTATAGATGGTGGGGGGTTGTGCGAAGCAGTTGAAAGTTGTAATGGCAACTAATGCGAGGATAAGAGTAGATTTTTTCATGGGATTTGGTTTTATGGAAAATTTTTGTAAATGGAGTTCCGGTGTCCGAACCGCATGAACCAGGCCTTGTTTCCGCGAATGATAACGCCAATACGATAATCTTTGGCTATTTGAATCCGGTAATGCACTTTGTATTTTCTGAGTTTAACGAGATTTTGAATTTGAGAAATATCCTGCGCCTTTTTTACTTTTAAAATTGTTTTGCCAATTTCATCGGACAATATGCGGTTACAGCCTGCAACATCCCTATTGAATTGTCCGCTATATTTTAGCTCCATTTTTTCTTAATGTTTCAAAAATTACCTCTTCGGATACTTCCCCGCTCTCCAACCCTTGGTTAATCCATTTGGCAATCAACTCTTCGTCTGCTTCATCGTCCACCACGTGCGCTTTTAGACGGTGCTTTTTGAAATAGTTGAACAGCAAGGATTCTTTTTTTTCGGGAATATTTACAATTACTGTTTTCATTTTCTTACATTTAAAATGTTTTGCAAAAATAAAGAATTTTTTTAACGATTTTTTATTTATTTTGTTTCTATTAACTTCATTTTAATTAACAACTGCTCTATTCAAAAACCAATTAAATGGCTGCATAGCTCCAAATACATCAACTGCATACTTTATAAAGCCTTCATCTAACAGTTGGGTATCTTTTACCTTGTGCATTACTATGTAGCTTTTAAATTTCAACAACTCAATATTGGGATGATCCGGGGGATAGCCCTGGGGCGCTTTTTTGAGCTTTTCACCCGTAACTGATCCAAAATACTTTACAAAATTTTTATCCTGAATGATTTTTTTAAATTCGTCTATGTTATAATCTATTTCCTGCCTGACAGCTTTTAGCTGTTCAGAAGGAGGCATGTATATTCCTCCAGCCAAAAACGAACCTCCACCGGGTTCGATATGAATGTAATAGCCTGTCTTTCCTGATTTTTTGCCGCCTGGTGTCATATTAGCGCCAAAATTTGTTTTATAAGGTGTTTTATCTTTAGAAAAACGGATGTCCCTGTATATCCTGAATATAGAATCTTTAGCTTGAAGCCCTGCTATACCTTTGTCATGCTTTGCAATTCCTGCTATTAATGTTTCAACAATATCAACAAAATTATTTTTTGTTGATTCAAAAAATTCTTTGTTTTGCAAGAACCACTCCCTGTTATTATTTTTTTTGAGTGTTTGTAGAAACTTTAGAATGTTTTTCATTTTTATTTTATTATAATAATTTCTTTTTTTAATCAATTTACGAAGTTATATTCTTATCTTGCAAAGATATAAAAATTTAAATTTTAAAACTCTAAAACAATGATCAAAATTCTAAATATTATTATCCCGTTTTTTTACTTCTTTTTTATAATTACCCCGGCACCGGTAATTTCACAGAATGACGCGTTTAAAAAAATTGAGATTGGGAAAAAAGCAAGAATACATCTCTCGGAAGCCATAAAATTTAAAACTATTTCGTATCAGAACAGGGCTCAATTTGATGGCAAGCAATTTTTGCAGCTTCATGATTTTCTCAAAGAATCATATCCAAACGTACATGTTACCTTAAAAAGAGAAATAATTTCTGATTACAGTTTATTATATACCTGGCGGGGAAGGCAACCAAATTTAAAACCGATCCTGCTGATTGCCCATATTGATGTGGTTCCTGTAGAGAAAGGCACAGAAAGTAAATGGACCCACCCACCATTTGATGGAGCTATGGAATATCCTTATGCATGGGGCAGGGGAACTTTGGATGATAAATCTTCACTGATTGCTATCCTTGAAGCGGTAGAATTTTTGCTTAATGACAATTTCAAGCCCCAGCGAACCATTTACCTGGCTTTTGGCCACGATCAGGAAATTGGCGGGGTGCAGGGGGCTGGTAAAATAAGTAAAAAATTGAAGTCTGCTCACCCGGTTTCCACCCTTAAAAAGGGAAAAATAAAAGGAGGGATAGAATTTATTCTGGATGAAGGATTATTTATTACCGAAGGGATCTTCCCGGAAATAAAAGAGCCTGTTGCCCTGATAGGTACGGCAGAAAAAGGTTACTTAACGCTGAGGCTAAAAGTGGATGATCCTGACCTTGGCGGACATGCTTCAATGCCGCCTCAGCAAACTGCAATTGGTATTCTTAGCAGCGCAGTTCATAAATTAGAAAGAAAGCAATTACCTGCAAAACTTATTTTGCCCGTAAAACAAATGCTTAAAATAATGGGTGATAAGATGACCGGCGCTCTAAAAGCGGCTATGAAAAATCCTGGGGTTTCTGCTGAATTGATAAAAAAGAAGCTTTCAGAGACTCCGGCTACAAATGCGCTTATCCGTACTACTATTGCTCCAACGATGTTCAAAGGAAGCGGTAAAGAAAATGTATTGCCTGCTGAAGCCAAAGTGGTAATAAACTTCAGAATACTGCCCGGTGAAACAATTAAAAGTACCATTGATTTCGTTAAAAAAGTGATAAATGATGACAGGATTGCAATAAAAACACACCCCAACGCAAATGAACCTTCTAAGATCACAAGCAAAGAAACGGAAAGTTATAAATTATTGGAAAAAACAATTAAAGATGTTTTTCCCGGTGTTATGGTTTCTCCCTCTTTATTGCCTGGCGGTACTGACAGCAAACATTACCAGTCATTGACGAATAATATATTCAGGTTTAACCCGGTAAAGATAAATCAGAAAGACCTCAAGCGGATACATGGTGTTAATGAAAGGATATCCTATGATGGTTATAAAGATATGATCAGGTTTTATTATCAGTTGATGTGGAATGCCGGGAAAGATTTTTAGTTTGAATGTTTTTCTCTATGTAATACAAAAAAACGCCCCTTCTAAAATTAAGAAAGGGCGTTTTTATAGTAATCAAAAGTTAAAAAGTTACATTGACCGTAACTGTCGTTGAAACACTTCCTGCACAAACTGTAATGATAGCAGTACCCGGACCTGTGGCAGCTACCGCTCCTGTGAAATCAACAGTAGCTATAAGTTCATTATCAGAGCAATATACCAAAGTACCAGTACCCGGACTCGTTGTTGCATTAATTTGATCTGTAAATGGTCCTATACTTAAACTTAAATTTATGGTCGTATTACTAACAGTAATGTTTGTCACATTAGGGTCATCCGCTCCACAAATGCAAGGAGAGCCAATACCAACAGTGATGATTGCTGCTCCCGCTGCCGTAGGTGAGCGAGCCACCCACTGATGCTATAAGAATACCTGGCAGCCCAACAAGAGCATCTGCTTTTACTGTTAAAGTTGTTGATGCCCCGGTAGCAGGACTCACAGTGCCAATATCAAATATTTCAAAGCCAGGGCCAAAAGATGGTATCTCCCAATTGAAAGAAGTTACACCTGTCAAAAGGCTGATTGGTGCTTGCTTGGCGTCATAAGCTGCAGCAGTAAATTGTTTGGTTCCACCTGCAGATACGGAAGTCCAAAATGGAGTTATCAATACCACCGTATCAGGATTAACCAACACTTCTGCATATCCGCTGATACCTTTTGCAGTTGCTTTAATAACCGTTTCACCAATTTGTAAAGCCGTAACCAATCCACTACTGGAATCTACAGATGCAACAGCCGGTTCTGATGAACTCCACGTGAAAGTTTCATTAGCTGTAACGTCATTGGCTCCTGAAAAAGCTTTGGCAGTAAACTGTTGTATATCGCCTTTGAACAGATCTTTTGCAGCAGGATTTAGAGTGACACTTGTAACAGGAATAGCTACAGCAGGCACTCCAAAAACCAAAACAGGTACATCAAATGTGGCAGCAGAAGTGCTCGCCTTAACCGTGATAACTGCATTGCCGACATCAACCCCCGTTACTAATCCTGTATTGCTAACAGAAACAACTGCATTTGCATTATCAGTTGTATAAGTATAAGTTACCCCTGTTAGAGTCGTAAAATATACAGGTGTCAGTTGAATGGTTTCCGATGTTGACATCATAATTATTGATGGCGCCACTACAAAAATACCCGGCAGTGTAATGCTTATCGGCACACTAGCTGTATAGGTAACGCCCCCATCACTTACACTTGCGGTGATAGTTAGATTGCCCACAGTATTAATGGAAATTAAACCGCTGGTACTATTTATACTTACAATAGAATCAGCCGAACTAGACCATGTAACATTGGTTGCTGCTGTTACATTACCATTCAGATCCACAAAGGTTGCAGAATAGGTAGTGTTTTGAAAATAGGAGCCACTATTGCTCATTCTGGCGCCTTGTTGAATTGTTTGAGCGCCATTGTCAATCACCAAAACCTTATTAGCAGTTGGCTGCGGCTCTTTTTCTTTTTCTTTTTTGCAGCCAAATAAAGCGGCTAAAAGAAAAACTGAAAAAATAATACTAAAATTTTTCATGATTTTTTTTGTTTTAGTTTGAAAAAATTAAATGAAGGTGCAAAGGTAATATTTTAATATTTAAAACAAAAAAAAGTTTTAAAACTCCCATCAATCCATTTAATATTTACTTCCTATTCAAAATAAAATTGTCAACGCTCCACCTATCCCACTCATTTGGAAGGAGTAATAAAGCAATCAAAAAAACAGCCCGGAAAAATACATGGTGAAGGTCCCATATCGGATCAGCAAGTCCATGCCCAAAAGAGACTATTAACAGGACACTTGCCAAAGCATATAGACAGTAATTTCTGAATAACCCAATAAGTAAAAGAAACCCGGCTGCAAGTTCTATGTATGAAGTGTAATAAGCAGTAAACTTTAGAAGTATTTCCGGCAAGAATGTTTCCTTGTATGGTTCGAAATAGTTGGAATAAACTGCTTCAACACCCCACTTAAACACTTTTCCGTAACCTGCCATAAGGAAGATTAATGCTAACAATCCTCTTAGTAAAAAGACACCAATTGTTTTATTCATATTATTGAATTTATACATATAATCAGCAATTAAAGACGCAATGTCATGTTTTCAATAGCTATAAGACACGCTTCTTAGATAGCTTCCGTTGATATTCAAAAAACTTTTTGCCTTGGTTAGTCATGTTTTCATAGAAAAAATCACGCCATTCTTCCATCAATACTAATATCTCTTCAGCAGATAAGTTTTCAAAATGATGGATGTATTTACGAATATCCTCACGATCTGATTTGGAGATGGATGATATGGATTTAGGTTCATTCATTATTTTCAATTTTCAATTAAAGATGCAACGCCCTGTTTTCCGTAGCTGCCAAACAAGCCTCTTTTATGGCTTCCGTAAAAGATGGGTGGGCATGTGACATTCGGGCAATGTCTTCTGCAGATGCCCGGTACTCCATTGCCACCACTGCTTCTGCGATCATATCTGCAGCCCTGGGCCCTATCATGTGAACGCCCAGTATTTCGTCACTATTTTTATCTGCCAACACTTTGATCAAGCCGTCTGTGTCCATACTCGCCTTTGCCCGCCCTGATGCTTTATAGGGGAAGGAACCGGATTTATATGCCTTACCTGAATCTTTTAGCTGTTCTTCGGTATAACCAACCCCTGCAACTTCAGGCCAGGTGTAAACTACACTGGGGATCAACAGGTAATTGATATGCGGCTTTTGTCCTGCTATTTCCTCTGCCACAAAAATTCCTTCATCCTCGGCTTTATGGGCAAGCATGGCGCCTTTTACAACATCGCCAATGGCATAGATACCATTCACGCTGGTTTGCAGATGTTCGTTCACTTCAACCCTTCCTTTATCATCTGTTTTCATCCCAATATTTTCTAAACCAAGCCCTTCGGTATAAGGTTTTCTTCCTACAGCTACCAGGCAATAATCACCTTTAAATTCAATCTTTTGTCCTTTTGAATTTTCAGCGCTGACAGTTACAGAGTTGCCATTAGATTTAGCTCCTGTTACCTTATGATTAAAATAGAATTCAAAACCGAGGTCTTTCTTTAAGATTTTCTGTAATTCCTTACCCAAGGCTCGATCCATTGTCGGGATCAATACATCCAAATATTCAACTACCGTAATTTTTGAGCCAAGGCGTGCAAATACTGACCCCATTTCCACGCCAATGATCCCTCCTCCGATAACCACTATATGTTTGGGAACTTTTTTTAATGTTAAACCTTCAGTAGAGGTAATGATCTTCTTTTTATCAATAGCTACATTTGGAATGGAGGCTGGTTTTGATCCGGTAGCTATAATGGCTTTATCAGTTTCAATTTTTTCGGGTTTGCCTG
This genomic window from Cytophagales bacterium contains:
- a CDS encoding YicC family protein; protein product: MIKSMTGFGTAANETKAITVTVEVKSLNSKYLDTNIRLPRIFSEKEIELKNLIEQRLGRGKINLYIEIRKKIASQPKTSINRALVKSYYKDLYETATLLGASEQGIFKMALGMPEVMNINQKDNGTIKEWNIITRTVNEALKKWDEFRKNEGKQLHNKINDYVKRIHQLLNSVEKQDPKRKKTIKEKIRSHLLEITKDDNFDHNRFEQEMIYYIEKLDISEEKVRLKQHLDYFTKTLHSKDDSGKKLGFIAQEMGREMNTIGSKANDATIQRFVVEMKDELEKVREQLLNIL
- a CDS encoding type II toxin-antitoxin system RelE/ParE family toxin, translating into MELKYSGQFNRDVAGCNRILSDEIGKTILKVKKAQDISQIQNLVKLRKYKVHYRIQIAKDYRIGVIIRGNKAWFMRFGHRNSIYKNFP
- a CDS encoding DUF2461 domain-containing protein — its product is MKNILKFLQTLKKNNNREWFLQNKEFFESTKNNFVDIVETLIAGIAKHDKGIAGLQAKDSIFRIYRDIRFSKDKTPYKTNFGANMTPGGKKSGKTGYYIHIEPGGGSFLAGGIYMPPSEQLKAVRQEIDYNIDEFKKIIQDKNFVKYFGSVTGEKLKKAPQGYPPDHPNIELLKFKSYIVMHKVKDTQLLDEGFIKYAVDVFGAMQPFNWFLNRAVVN
- a CDS encoding M20/M25/M40 family metallo-hydrolase, which codes for MIKILNIIIPFFYFFFIITPAPVISQNDAFKKIEIGKKARIHLSEAIKFKTISYQNRAQFDGKQFLQLHDFLKESYPNVHVTLKREIISDYSLLYTWRGRQPNLKPILLIAHIDVVPVEKGTESKWTHPPFDGAMEYPYAWGRGTLDDKSSLIAILEAVEFLLNDNFKPQRTIYLAFGHDQEIGGVQGAGKISKKLKSAHPVSTLKKGKIKGGIEFILDEGLFITEGIFPEIKEPVALIGTAEKGYLTLRLKVDDPDLGGHASMPPQQTAIGILSSAVHKLERKQLPAKLILPVKQMLKIMGDKMTGALKAAMKNPGVSAELIKKKLSETPATNALIRTTIAPTMFKGSGKENVLPAEAKVVINFRILPGETIKSTIDFVKKVINDDRIAIKTHPNANEPSKITSKETESYKLLEKTIKDVFPGVMVSPSLLPGGTDSKHYQSLTNNIFRFNPVKINQKDLKRIHGVNERISYDGYKDMIRFYYQLMWNAGKDF
- a CDS encoding DoxX family protein, whose protein sequence is MYKFNNMNKTIGVFLLRGLLALIFLMAGYGKVFKWGVEAVYSNYFEPYKETFLPEILLKFTAYYTSYIELAAGFLLLIGLFRNYCLYALASVLLIVSFGHGLADPIWDLHHVFFRAVFLIALLLLPNEWDRWSVDNFILNRK
- the lpdA gene encoding dihydrolipoyl dehydrogenase, giving the protein MINKYDVTIIGSGPGGYVAAIRCAQLGLKTAIIERYERLGGTCLNVGCIPSKALLDSTEHFHNARHNFKEHGIDVKDLKVNMGRMIGRKDQVVKEICEGVKFLMNKNKIDAYYGHGSFVDKNCIEFKNSTGKPEKIETDKAIIATGSKPASIPNVAIDKKKIITSTEGLTLKKVPKHIVVIGGGIIGVEMGSVFARLGSKITVVEYLDVLIPTMDRALGKELQKILKKDLGFEFYFNHKVTGAKSNGNSVTVSAENSKGQKIEFKGDYCLVAVGRKPYTEGLGLENIGMKTDDKGRVEVNEHLQTSVNGIYAIGDVVKGAMLAHKAEDEGIFVAEEIAGQKPHINYLLIPSVVYTWPEVAGVGYTEEQLKDSGKAYKSGSFPYKASGRAKASMDTDGLIKVLADKNSDEILGVHMIGPRAADMIAEAVVAMEYRASAEDIARMSHAHPSFTEAIKEACLAATENRALHL